A segment of the Anguilla anguilla isolate fAngAng1 chromosome 6, fAngAng1.pri, whole genome shotgun sequence genome:
CTTGCCTCAACCTCCTTtacccctttccctcccctcctctcttacCCCTTTGCCTCCCAtccttcccccttcctctcctcctcctctcaccctcacctgcagccccaGAGTGAGCTCGGTCCTCTGGCTCTCACTCAGCAGCTCTGGGAAGGTCTCCATCACCAGAGACACAAACTCCTCCagtttcccataatgcaacacgacctgctgctgcagcacttGCCACATGGCGGCAGAGAGGAGTTGAAGTGGAGGAACCAGCAGGTGCAGGGAGGAGACAAGGAGAGCGGGATCtaacaaaagagaaaaggatatttttccttcaattttgcattcacacactacagcaTCGGCAAGATAGGCTGTGAAatagtgacttaaaaaaaaaactctggagTAGTGTAAACGCGTCTCTGGACtgatgaatcatgcttcactatctggcagtctgacggacaaatctgggtttggcgaatGCCAGGAAAACACTGCCTGCTCGGATGTATAGTACCAACTGTCACGTTTGTTGGAGGAGGAATAATAGTcgggggctgtttttcatggtttgggctaggccccttagttccacaGAAGGGAAATCTTTTAGAAATGCAGTGTACGTCCACAGACTCTCCGTCTTTAATTCACAGTTGCCTAGCAACCTGGCTGTGCAGCGTTTCAACACGTATGCCCAGGCTATGGAAACGAATCCTAAAATCTGTCTGCATACCTGGAAACGAATCCTAAAATCTGTCTGCATACCAAATAATTGATACCAAAAAACACCATTCCGAAGAAATgccaaatgttttaattgaatGTGCGGAGTTTTACACGTTTAAAGTGTTCGGAAAGGACAAATTTCTCCCTGAAGAGAATGTTCTTAAAATTCTATTCACGAAACTccacaaaatgaactgaaataaacTTAAAGCTGCCATGACATCGAAAgcacattcaaaatgtatttgtttaaataaatatatagcaaGTCACTGAGCCAgctttgaataaaaattaaatcaatgagCTTAGCCTATTCAAAGAACGCAGCTGGAACTGCTGCTTGGCTCAGTATCCTCGACGAACACTCAATTTACAAAGGCATTGATAAGTACCTCTATTTTCCCTCTCTGTAAACCGCAGTGTTTCCATCAGAGTGCAAAATATTGGAACCGCTGTGAAGAAACCGGGTTTGGATATAATTTAGATCGCAGGTCTTCTTCGTCTTCCTCTTGAGGTTTCATGGCGGTTGTACACCAACATCGACGAGCATTACCGCCACCAACTGGAAAGGAGTGTGGATCAGTATGTTATCAACCTAACTAAAAAATAACGATGCAGTGTTTAACTCCGTGGTAACTCAACAGGAAAACGTGTTCCCTGAATTCCTTTGCAACACTTTCAAGTGTTAAAAAATTGACAGATAGTTATTAATTTCTACACATCTTTTTGATTAGTCCTGCAATACCCTGAAGCTGATAATGACGCAATAAAGATAGTTACTCTCTCCTGTTTCTTTTTAACAACAGAATCGGTTGATGCTTTGGCCAGCCATTTTGGAACGGAGAGGCAATCCAGTTAGCAAAACACTTCATATGTAATCCAATTACAAGGGACTTTATTTATGCAGAGAGTATGCCTGACAACACAGTTAAAAACGTACTAAACAAGCATTTACAGTGATTCTTTACACCCTCTAAAGGAAGCTGTGCAGATGTGTCAGGACCAAGGACAACTACCTCATTAGGTAGAAAAGTCAATTTTCTAAATGCTAGCAATGTAATGAAAATGCTTAATTTTTTTGACTCCAAAACTGAAATACTCTTCAAATCAATTTTTGCATCTTCGGCAACTTGCATTTCATAGTCCCTGTAAAGTACCCCTTTTTGACCAGAACATACTGCATATTACTACCTGTTCTAGCTGAACTGTCTGTGGCAATTATTGAATGACTGAAGCTCTTCCTACACCGgaacaaaatttttaaaaatgggagcAGAAGAACCCGTGTGATTTCTATTGTGTGCAGTCAGGTGGTCTGAACGAGCAAAACTCACCCCACACCGAGAGGTGCAGTGTTACAGGTGTTCACCTGTATGAGTTTGCTGGTGAAGCTTCAATTTATCTGACCTGGCAAAACTCTTCTCACACTGCAAACAGGGGTACGGGCGTTCCCCTGTGTGAGTTTTCTGGTGTTGCTTCATTTGATCTGACCTGATGAAACCCTTCCCACACTGGGGGCAGAGGTACGGGCGTTCCCCGGTATGAGTTCGCTGATGTAGCTTCAAAGTGCTCGACTGAGTGAAACTCATCCCACACAGGGAGCAGTGGTAAGGGCGCTCCCCTGTATGAGTTCGCTGATGTTGTTTCAAAGTACTAGACTGAgtgaaactcttcccacacagGAAGCAGTGGTAAGGCCGTTCCCCTGTATGAGTGCGCTGGTGTAGGTTCAGCTTATCAGCCTGAatgaagctcttcccacactgggagcagcgGTATGGACGCTCGCCAGTATGAATTCGCTCGTGTACCTTCAGCTTATCTGATTGAGCAAAACTCTTCCCACAATGGGAGCAGGGGTATGGGCGCTCCCCTGTATGGGTTCGCTGGTGTATCTTTAAATAATGTGAACTACTGAAACTGTTCTCACACTGGGAGCACTGATGCGGACGCTCTCTTTTAtgcatttctttgtgtgtgGTCAACAGAAATTTTGATTTGAAGGTCTTCCCGCACTGGGAGCATGGGTGGGCCCCTGGAGTGCCTGTGTGGGACTGTGTCAGGGTGGAGAGCGTCTTAGCGGGGGTGTGGTGCTGATGTGTGTTCCTGGGAGGTTTCTGGGACCCCAGAGTCCTGTTGAGCTCCTCTGGGTGAACCTTCTCAATGTGCTGCTGAAGATTCACTTCCTCTGTGTGAACGAATGGGCACTGGCAGCAGGCAAAGACCTGAGACGACACCTCAGCAGCTTGTCCTGAGGAGAAcgaatgtgtgtatgagataGGAAGCTTATAGAAAATCTATAAAGAAGCAGAtcctgaaaaacacaaacattactgCAAAAGTGTAACAATGGATAAAACCATAATTCCATATCTGAACTCTAAATCTTAATTTCCTTCAGCACAACCTGTCAACCATCTCAAACTTGTGTGAAAAAGTTAGACTCCCTCAGACTTTTGGAAAACAATTATCTGTGTGATCAGAACCTGCGTTTTGGTTCCTGGGGGAGATGACAGGAAAAATAAGGGACGCCTCAGCACAGATCCTGTAGAAGACAAATAAAGGCGAATTACTGAATTTAAAACTGATAGTGAATAGAGGAGACACACAGTCCAGCTCAACAATCATTCTTACCCATTCTCTGATGAAGATGGCAGCAGTTTCAAGGGTCTCTCCAACTGAGACGACAAAGGTGACGGCACAGGAACTGAGCTATTAGTAAATTCTAGTTGGGGAATccactctctgtgctgttgcaACAGACAGAAAGTCACCAAGGAagacacctcctcctcttcctgttgaaCATGGTTTGATTTTACTTCGTTCTTCACCAGTCTGTCGGTTTGGATAGCTTGATCGATAGCTGCacatccctccctctgtttatccctctcttttccttcctccttccagtctctctcttcatccTTCACACCATCGTCCAACTCCATTATCTCACTCTGCCACTCACCAtattcctcttcctccttcatgTTGGTTAGTTTGTATTCTTGCTCTCTGCTCAACAGATATCCACTCATCCTCTCTGTCTTCTCCTCTGTGTCTTCCCATCTGTTCAAACTTGACTTTGGCTCCAACCCTCTGTAATCTGAGCTGTCTATGAGAGAATCTGCATTTATGTCTTCACCTGAAGATTCCGATTGGCTGTTGCTGTTCGTCAGCTTGGTAGAATCCACCACACTTTGAGAGGGAGGGCAGGACATAGAGGACAGCTTGTAGTCCTCCATGGAGGGAAGTGTccctgtgagagagaatgatCATGCTAATGTTTAATACTACAGATATTCAATGCAAAATGTGATGGATCCTGATTTAACTGAATGCTAGCGGTTTATATGGATGTCCTGATAAAGGCCTACCATTCATGTCCAACTGCCCAAGACTTCTGTGGTGCCTGAGAAGGGTCTTCAGCTGGTCTGTGTAAGAAGTAGACTGCACACAGACCTCCAGGACAGAGGGGGCAGCACTGAGCCAGGACACTGTCTGAAGGAGAGATGCAGGTTCAAACATGgaactgtgtgtttttctgcccaACATGCACTGTGCTATGCTATAGCAGAATAGACAAGAGAGGACTCTACTGACTGCAACACATACATAATTATAAAGCTAACTTAGTGCCAAAACCTAACAAAGAGTACAagttttatgaatgccaaatgATTTGCAAACACAGCGTGTTCTGTCTCTGTACCTGTTTGAGGTCTGGTACCGGCAGCAGCTGTTCCAGTCTGGAAAGGAAATCCCACAACAGAACCTCTAGAGCTGGGTCAGTTTTACAGCCAGTCTCTGCTAGGGACATGTCCtgtgagagaggaaaagaaacaaagaaaaagacagagagatagtgAAAAAGAGTAATGGattgagagagacaaagagagagagaatgctatGTTTGGGACAATTTAGGAGGAAAAGGTTTGAAAATTGGACAAAtattacatgta
Coding sequences within it:
- the LOC118230690 gene encoding uncharacterized protein LOC118230690 gives rise to the protein MCTAPVQSQGFFFSWPDGNLLMFLEQAWKCWGAGERSPDPSLPVSTLHLLVPPLQLLSAAMWQVLQQQDVLHYGKLEEFVSLVMETFPELLSESQRTELTLGLQDMSPAEIGCKTDPALEVLLWDFLSRLEQLLPVPDLKQTVSWLSAAPSVLEVCVQSTSYTDQLKTLLRHHRSLGQLDMNGTLPSMEDYKLSSMSRPPSQRVVDSTKLTNSKSQSESVTDCMNCLSPAPSDPSLPVSTLHLLVPPLQLLSAAMWQVLQQQDVLHYGKLEEFVSLVMETFPELLSESQRTELTLGLQDMSPAEIGCKTDPALEVLLWDFLSRLEQLLPVPDLKQTVSWLSVAPSVLEVCVQSVSYPDQLKTLLRHHRSLGQLDMNGTLPFIEDYKLSSMSRPPSQRVVDSTKLTNSKSQSESVTDCMNCLSPASSDPSLPVSTLHLLVPPLQLLSAAMWQVLQHQDVLHYGKLEEFVSLVMETFPELLSESQRTELTLGLQDMSLAETGCKTDPALEVLLWDFLSRLEQLLPVPDLKQTVSWLSAAPSVLEVCVQSTSYTDQLKTLLRHHRSLGQLDMNGTLPSMEDYKLSSMSCPPSQSVVDSTKLTNSNSQSESSGEDINADSLIDSSDYRGLEPKSSLNRWEDTEEKTERMSGYLLSREQEYKLTNMKEEEEYGEWQSEIMELDDGVKDEERDWKEEGKERDKQREGCAAIDQAIQTDRLVKNEVKSNHVQQEEEEVSSLVTFCLLQQHREWIPQLEFTNSSVPVPSPLSSQLERPLKLLPSSSENGICAEASLIFPVISPRNQNAGQAAEVSSQVFACCQCPFVHTEEVNLQQHIEKVHPEELNRTLGSQKPPRNTHQHHTPAKTLSTLTQSHTGTPGAHPCSQCGKTFKSKFLLTTHKEMHKRERPHQCSQCENSFSSSHYLKIHQRTHTGERPYPCSHCGKSFAQSDKLKVHERIHTGERPYRCSQCGKSFIQADKLNLHQRTHTGERPYHCFLCGKSFTQSSTLKQHQRTHTGERPYHCSLCGMSFTQSSTLKLHQRTHTGERPYLCPQCGKGFIRSDQMKQHQKTHTGERPYPCLQCEKSFARSDKLKLHQQTHTGEHL